One genomic region from Coraliomargarita parva encodes:
- a CDS encoding flippase: MSADFLHLLLGIAARVPFLGNRLNKYIQKLDTHTLEVYRKSFVSLVLKVFGMVAMLIISIILGRTLGPEGLGIINLSNRIVGITLILCMLGLNTVVLKEVAIAFEAQDWQRVTDAIYTAKRIILPYSFVLSLCLIAATPWLSGVVFREPSLLWPVVIALSVVVFQVSSRISASAINGFRKVWQSNLVNETLSSYLVLLSLMLGLVFGKDIGVLEVALIYAVARVIVSFVVGIYWSKLFKVRLKPNFRGKSMMKVGLPLLLVSATSMIASNADTIMLGWLSSSSQVGFYSVAARLGFMTSILHMLTVSAVTPKIAALYGADKIKELELMVRRITLVLSSSGLFFVAFFVFGGSTLLQLWGAGFADAYPSLICIAIAQFFNVSTGPSGIILIMSGHERLVGLVSSGSMVLNLALNYILIPRFGAFGASLATASVLVIENIIKVILVYLRTGIVTVSFCRM; encoded by the coding sequence ATGAGTGCGGATTTTTTACATCTATTGCTTGGGATTGCAGCTCGAGTTCCGTTTCTAGGTAATAGGCTAAATAAATATATCCAGAAATTGGATACGCATACGCTGGAGGTCTATCGAAAGTCTTTTGTTTCCTTGGTCTTGAAGGTTTTTGGAATGGTCGCGATGCTGATAATCAGTATTATTCTTGGGCGAACGCTAGGGCCAGAAGGTTTGGGCATTATCAATCTTAGCAATCGAATCGTAGGAATTACTCTGATTCTTTGTATGCTAGGGTTGAACACCGTAGTCTTGAAGGAAGTTGCGATCGCATTCGAGGCCCAGGATTGGCAGAGGGTCACGGATGCTATCTATACGGCCAAAAGGATAATCCTACCGTATTCATTCGTCCTCAGCTTATGCTTGATCGCTGCGACTCCATGGCTCTCGGGGGTGGTTTTTCGGGAGCCATCCTTGTTATGGCCTGTTGTTATTGCCCTATCGGTGGTTGTTTTTCAAGTGAGTTCCAGAATTTCTGCTTCAGCGATAAACGGGTTCCGCAAGGTCTGGCAGAGTAATTTGGTGAATGAGACCTTGAGTAGCTATCTGGTGCTTCTAAGTCTTATGCTAGGCCTAGTTTTTGGAAAAGATATCGGTGTACTTGAAGTAGCACTCATATACGCAGTTGCCCGCGTTATCGTATCTTTCGTAGTCGGCATCTATTGGTCGAAGCTTTTTAAGGTAAGGCTCAAGCCCAATTTTCGGGGGAAATCGATGATGAAGGTCGGATTGCCTTTATTGCTAGTCTCTGCGACGTCGATGATTGCTAGTAATGCGGATACCATAATGCTTGGCTGGCTGAGTTCTAGTTCCCAGGTAGGGTTCTATAGCGTTGCGGCTCGACTTGGCTTTATGACGAGTATCCTACATATGCTGACAGTTTCCGCTGTTACGCCAAAGATTGCCGCTTTGTATGGCGCCGATAAAATCAAGGAACTGGAGTTGATGGTGCGGCGGATTACGCTCGTGCTTTCATCCTCCGGTCTCTTTTTCGTGGCGTTCTTTGTTTTCGGAGGCAGTACTTTGCTCCAGCTTTGGGGGGCGGGCTTTGCTGATGCATATCCTAGTCTAATCTGTATTGCAATTGCTCAATTCTTTAATGTGTCTACAGGGCCCTCGGGTATTATACTAATTATGTCAGGGCATGAGCGACTTGTCGGCCTCGTTTCATCTGGATCAATGGTATTGAATCTTGCGCTGAACTACATATTGATTCCTCGGTTCGGCGCCTTCGGTGCTTCACTGGCGACTGCATCCGTATTGGTGATAGAAAATATCATAAAAGTGATTTTGGTCTATCTTCGGACTGGTATCGTTACGGTTTCTTTTTGTCGTATGTAA
- a CDS encoding glycosyltransferase gives MLKIDIYWDLRSTIPSRHTGVGKHVIEVIRGLRASGQVNLRVLLAKDQMHLWEDQSKANQWEELAKVTLPWSLRAIRLRAAVGLTGALNRLCRGRDLVYSPMELLLVLKTVPFINTVHGMPCFEVSLPDKVYRSLIYRWERLRQANFFRLSRRHCACSFVVSDYLKDRMVKRIGFASNFLHTVYNGAEDFFFQPDEVTPDRARRERLRLLQVGGANIFDGAPALLQVARYLEKHYPTAKIWIAGDRHEAPWEHRLQAMSNVVWHGFLDSRRLLEEMRRATALLYVPAVESFGIIGVEAMAAGLPILASRSTALPEVLGDAACWIDPADEASIEDGLHRLCLEPENRRLYIEAGRRQAAQYTWASVVERVLCGFRKAVG, from the coding sequence TTGCTTAAAATCGATATCTATTGGGATCTTCGATCGACTATCCCTTCACGGCATACCGGTGTCGGTAAGCATGTGATTGAGGTCATCCGTGGATTGAGGGCCTCAGGGCAAGTCAACCTGCGAGTGCTGCTGGCTAAAGATCAGATGCACCTGTGGGAAGATCAGTCGAAAGCCAACCAGTGGGAGGAACTAGCGAAGGTGACCTTGCCTTGGAGCCTGCGGGCGATCCGACTTCGCGCAGCTGTGGGTTTAACAGGAGCATTGAATCGGTTGTGTCGGGGGCGTGATCTGGTCTACTCGCCGATGGAGCTATTGCTCGTTTTAAAGACTGTACCCTTTATCAATACGGTCCATGGGATGCCCTGTTTCGAAGTGTCTTTGCCCGATAAAGTATATCGTAGCCTGATTTACCGTTGGGAACGCCTGAGACAGGCTAACTTCTTTCGTCTTAGTCGTCGGCATTGTGCATGCAGCTTTGTGGTCTCTGATTACCTCAAAGATCGCATGGTCAAGCGTATTGGTTTTGCCTCCAACTTTCTTCATACGGTTTACAACGGGGCGGAGGATTTCTTTTTCCAGCCCGACGAAGTCACTCCGGATCGTGCCCGACGGGAGCGGTTGCGGTTATTGCAGGTTGGTGGCGCAAATATTTTCGACGGGGCACCGGCGCTCTTGCAGGTCGCCCGTTATCTTGAAAAGCACTATCCCACGGCAAAGATCTGGATTGCGGGGGACCGGCACGAAGCGCCCTGGGAACACCGCTTGCAGGCCATGTCTAATGTCGTCTGGCATGGATTTCTGGACAGCCGTCGGTTGTTGGAAGAGATGCGGCGTGCCACGGCCTTGCTCTATGTGCCCGCAGTCGAATCTTTCGGAATCATTGGTGTCGAAGCGATGGCAGCGGGATTGCCGATTCTGGCGTCGCGCTCAACTGCGCTCCCTGAGGTGCTTGGCGATGCCGCCTGCTGGATCGACCCGGCCGATGAGGCTTCGATCGAGGACGGTCTTCACCGGCTATGCTTGGAACCGGAGAATCGTCGGTTATATATAGAGGCGGGGCGTCGGCAGGCGGCACAATACACATGGGCATCTGTTGTCGAGCGTGTCTTATGTGGATTCCGTAAAGCCGTCGGTTAA
- a CDS encoding sulfotransferase domain-containing protein → MRSFKYYTKLAVKQALNFRVPGEYTKVRDDDVFLASYPKSGNTWLRFLVGNLIRPEGVDFINVDRIIPDMHSLYKAELDGFPSPRFIKTHCPVRAKFARVIYVYRDPRDVVVSYYHWHLKYTSGFSCTLPEYIDRFILGKNSIYGPWWEHVNGWLASEQMHDGRMLLLKYEDMRRDDFDSVSKIAAFLGLSVSNASIRSAVENSCFERMQKLEVKQSGASSYLKESKQELRFVRSGKSEWRDHFTSDLKSRFKQRFGEILIDLSYEENLDW, encoded by the coding sequence ATGAGAAGTTTTAAATATTATACTAAACTCGCAGTAAAGCAGGCTTTGAATTTTAGAGTTCCAGGAGAATATACCAAAGTCCGTGATGATGACGTGTTTTTGGCTTCATATCCGAAGTCGGGTAATACATGGCTGCGCTTTCTTGTTGGTAATCTGATTCGCCCAGAGGGTGTTGATTTTATTAATGTAGACCGTATTATACCTGATATGCATAGCCTGTATAAGGCAGAATTAGACGGGTTTCCTAGTCCTCGTTTTATAAAGACGCATTGTCCGGTTCGAGCCAAGTTTGCGCGTGTGATTTATGTTTATAGGGATCCGCGTGATGTGGTTGTCTCGTATTATCATTGGCACCTGAAGTACACTAGTGGCTTTAGTTGTACTTTGCCAGAATATATTGATCGATTTATATTAGGAAAAAACTCAATCTATGGCCCTTGGTGGGAGCATGTAAATGGATGGCTAGCATCGGAGCAGATGCATGATGGGCGTATGCTGCTGCTTAAATATGAGGATATGCGTAGGGACGATTTTGACTCAGTGTCTAAGATAGCAGCTTTTTTGGGGTTGAGCGTATCCAATGCGTCGATACGGAGTGCTGTTGAAAATTCTTGTTTTGAGCGGATGCAGAAGTTGGAAGTAAAGCAGTCGGGGGCTTCATCATATTTGAAAGAATCTAAGCAAGAGTTGCGTTTCGTCCGATCTGGTAAAAGCGAATGGAGGGATCATTTTACGAGTGATCTTAAGTCTAGGTTTAAGCAGCGATTTGGTGAAATCTTGATTGATTTATCTTATGAGGAAAACCTAGATTGGTGA
- a CDS encoding glycosyltransferase family 2 protein, which translates to MDAKLVGIYRDSNLVPATCHGAWDLSSGVPDLVSVIIPAYNRSELLVRAIQSVRDQVYRPIEIIIVDDGSIDEIEVHVAVVTESLKSDHGLSLTFRKQEHCGAAAARNLGVLCSRGAYIQFLDSDDCLLPSKISAGVAILRESFSDYTYCRAQFVDHSGALLEHYFGSLGTGTARDVTDFIWQTMCPLFRRATIEALGPWREDLVNFQDWEYGARLELLGFTREYDPTVRAIFSQHAVGAMGAGALTEDKLRSIWCAYREISLLARAIKRLGPHLKYRLTRRMIFLAVQCGARSNWGLLQQIEAEIKQLKLNYFIVTLVVTLLGLFRASSVCRMLEAWGDRRMAND; encoded by the coding sequence GTGGATGCTAAATTAGTAGGTATTTATAGGGATTCTAATCTTGTTCCTGCCACTTGTCATGGTGCCTGGGATCTATCTTCAGGAGTTCCGGATTTGGTCAGCGTGATCATTCCAGCTTACAACCGCTCAGAACTGCTAGTGCGGGCGATACAGTCTGTTCGCGATCAAGTTTACAGGCCTATCGAAATCATTATTGTTGATGATGGTTCTATTGATGAGATTGAAGTGCATGTAGCTGTTGTAACTGAGTCTCTTAAGTCGGATCATGGGCTAAGTCTTACTTTCCGGAAACAAGAGCATTGTGGTGCGGCTGCCGCGAGAAATCTTGGGGTCTTGTGTTCTCGGGGTGCTTATATCCAATTTTTGGATTCGGATGATTGCTTGCTACCAAGTAAGATATCGGCAGGGGTGGCGATACTTCGCGAAAGTTTCTCGGATTATACTTATTGCCGGGCGCAATTTGTTGATCATTCTGGTGCTTTGCTGGAGCATTACTTCGGTTCACTGGGGACGGGAACAGCTAGAGATGTTACGGATTTTATATGGCAGACAATGTGCCCACTGTTTCGAAGGGCGACGATTGAAGCTTTGGGCCCATGGCGTGAAGACTTAGTTAATTTTCAAGATTGGGAATATGGAGCCCGTTTGGAGTTACTTGGGTTTACTCGTGAGTATGACCCCACGGTTCGTGCCATCTTTAGTCAGCATGCCGTTGGGGCGATGGGGGCGGGTGCGCTTACTGAGGACAAATTGAGAAGTATTTGGTGTGCGTATCGTGAAATTTCGCTGCTTGCTCGGGCAATCAAGCGGTTGGGGCCCCATTTGAAGTACCGTCTGACCCGACGAATGATTTTTCTAGCAGTGCAATGCGGGGCTCGTTCGAATTGGGGGCTTCTGCAACAAATAGAAGCCGAGATAAAACAGCTGAAATTGAACTATTTTATCGTCACTTTGGTAGTGACTTTACTCGGGCTTTTTCGGGCATCATCTGTGTGTCGGATGTTGGAGGCTTGGGGGGATCGACGTATGGCGAATGATTGA
- a CDS encoding glycosyltransferase: MKILCCIESFLPGNQGGGPVRALANLVQWLASAHGFNILTRNHDYLDSQPYPDLPVGQWVEREGASILYAQDDKIKKAFLEAVEALQPDWIYLHGALPPLTRMVLQLRRKQVQLSRIPILLAPHGNFGPGSLRHHRLRKRAWLTYAKARGLYHDVVWHAASEREADQIRQLFGSSAQVRIVPMTPASAPYAAQSEECIVKCDESASLNNPLRLVYFGRLSREKNLAFACDLLGRFAQRHPEIPVVYDLFYLGEEDPELQQLAKGLPGTVQVNFIAGLSYDELMDRLGPSPSTGKASYDALLMPSLTENFSYTVLESMQAGIPVLISDQTPWRNLQRDGVGWDLKLNDLNTWLQCLEAVQQTTERDVSARAKCCRVYAETWVDVYRKESGHLFEL, translated from the coding sequence ATGAAAATCCTTTGCTGCATCGAATCGTTTCTGCCGGGCAACCAGGGCGGCGGGCCCGTTCGGGCACTCGCCAACCTTGTGCAGTGGTTAGCGTCGGCGCATGGTTTCAACATCCTTACGAGGAACCATGATTATCTGGACTCTCAACCCTATCCTGATCTGCCGGTGGGCCAGTGGGTCGAACGGGAGGGTGCGTCCATTCTTTACGCTCAGGATGACAAAATCAAAAAAGCCTTTCTGGAGGCGGTTGAAGCCCTTCAGCCGGACTGGATCTATTTGCATGGTGCATTGCCGCCCTTGACCCGGATGGTGCTTCAGTTGCGCCGGAAGCAGGTGCAGCTGTCTAGAATCCCCATCTTGTTGGCACCGCACGGCAACTTCGGTCCGGGGTCTCTTCGGCACCACCGCTTACGTAAGCGAGCATGGTTGACTTATGCCAAGGCTCGCGGGCTGTATCATGATGTCGTGTGGCATGCTGCCTCGGAGCGTGAGGCGGATCAAATTCGGCAGCTGTTCGGCAGCTCAGCTCAAGTCCGTATCGTGCCGATGACTCCTGCGTCTGCGCCGTATGCGGCGCAGAGTGAAGAGTGCATAGTCAAGTGTGACGAGAGTGCTTCGTTGAACAATCCGCTTCGCCTCGTCTACTTTGGCCGTCTTTCCAGAGAAAAGAATCTGGCCTTTGCATGTGACTTGCTCGGACGTTTCGCCCAGCGACATCCAGAAATACCGGTAGTCTATGATCTCTTTTATCTGGGGGAGGAAGACCCTGAATTGCAACAATTGGCCAAAGGCCTCCCCGGGACCGTTCAGGTCAATTTCATTGCCGGCCTGAGTTACGATGAGCTTATGGACCGACTTGGTCCGTCGCCATCCACGGGCAAAGCCTCCTACGACGCCTTGCTTATGCCATCTTTGACGGAGAACTTCAGTTATACCGTGCTGGAGTCTATGCAGGCGGGAATCCCTGTGCTGATTTCGGATCAAACTCCCTGGCGTAATTTGCAGCGGGATGGTGTGGGGTGGGATCTCAAGTTAAATGATTTAAACACTTGGTTGCAATGCCTTGAGGCAGTACAACAAACAACAGAGCGTGATGTGTCTGCACGTGCCAAGTGTTGTCGAGTATATGCTGAAACTTGGGTAGATGTATATCGAAAGGAGTCCGGTCATTTGTTTGAACTGTAG
- a CDS encoding class I SAM-dependent methyltransferase has protein sequence MSTPQVDRSHYEFSKYMTLERWGSLWHQLDLSLKLQPDTILEVGAGLGAYRKVIESYGPKVTTVDVAEDLKPDVVASVLELPFDDGSFDVACAFQVLEHLPYENFIPAVKELARVARKAVLISLPDAKPVYPFRISIPGVGIRDFMIPRPYVRKKHVFDGQHYWEMNKKDTPVSLVVADIIRAGFPDVHHGRYVENLYHHFLSFGVRSHESGSKQCL, from the coding sequence ATGAGTACACCCCAAGTCGATCGGTCGCATTACGAGTTTTCGAAGTATATGACTCTGGAGCGGTGGGGGAGTCTATGGCACCAATTGGATCTGAGTCTGAAATTGCAGCCGGATACTATTCTTGAGGTCGGCGCCGGACTCGGAGCCTACCGCAAGGTGATTGAAAGCTATGGACCGAAGGTGACGACCGTCGATGTCGCCGAAGACCTGAAGCCCGATGTCGTGGCTTCGGTTCTGGAGCTGCCTTTCGATGATGGCAGTTTTGATGTGGCCTGCGCCTTTCAAGTGCTTGAGCACCTACCCTACGAGAACTTCATTCCCGCGGTGAAGGAGTTGGCCCGTGTGGCGAGAAAAGCTGTTTTAATTTCCCTCCCGGATGCCAAGCCGGTCTATCCCTTCCGGATTTCAATCCCGGGCGTGGGCATTCGAGACTTCATGATCCCGCGCCCTTATGTCAGAAAGAAGCATGTCTTTGATGGGCAGCATTATTGGGAAATGAATAAGAAGGATACGCCTGTGAGTTTGGTTGTGGCCGATATCATTCGGGCAGGTTTTCCCGATGTGCATCATGGCCGATATGTAGAGAATTTATATCATCACTTTCTTTCGTTTGGAGTCCGTTCGCATGAGTCTGGATCGAAGCAATGTCTCTAA
- a CDS encoding glycosyltransferase family 4 protein, whose protein sequence is MHLVFWQPIPSFHQEGFLVDLAKSGWVTSVTLKFESELPVERRATGWREGCFEGVQLEPIRLDEVPESSADHVHIFTGFLTHRNVWSAYRRLPKDAPCRCLAYAEAPECIGFKGLLRRLKYAVNARRLSGNLDAVLAIGDLGARFYRGILPSSVKVCEFAYYDVRKADIEAQRCSLEALRGVTPFRFLYVGQLIWRKGLDRLFKALAQVPSRLEWQLVIVGDGAARAELKKLADDLGISSRLQWSGVVPSKEVAGYYRRADCAVLPSRWDGWGMAVNEALLTGCPILVSPSCGAASAVSSEYHLSAQVSSWSALLAQRIEKGATSQIEREHLRKLASQLTAEVGTIRLLNLLRTL, encoded by the coding sequence ATGCATCTAGTTTTCTGGCAGCCGATTCCCAGCTTTCATCAGGAAGGCTTTCTCGTCGACTTGGCAAAGTCTGGTTGGGTTACATCGGTCACCTTGAAGTTTGAATCGGAATTGCCGGTCGAACGTCGTGCGACAGGCTGGCGGGAAGGGTGCTTTGAGGGAGTTCAGCTCGAGCCGATCCGCCTGGATGAGGTTCCCGAGTCATCGGCGGATCATGTGCATATCTTCACCGGCTTCCTTACCCACCGAAATGTTTGGTCGGCCTACAGAAGGCTTCCGAAGGATGCGCCCTGCCGCTGTCTTGCGTATGCGGAAGCGCCGGAGTGTATCGGATTCAAGGGCCTTCTGCGCCGCTTGAAGTATGCAGTCAATGCCCGTCGACTGTCAGGAAACTTGGATGCGGTTTTGGCAATTGGTGACTTGGGGGCTCGCTTTTATCGAGGGATTCTTCCCAGTTCGGTCAAGGTGTGTGAGTTTGCCTACTATGATGTCAGGAAAGCGGACATCGAAGCCCAGCGATGTTCACTGGAAGCACTCCGGGGAGTCACGCCATTTCGTTTCCTCTATGTTGGACAGTTGATATGGCGAAAAGGACTGGACCGTCTATTCAAGGCCTTGGCACAAGTGCCATCGCGCTTGGAGTGGCAGTTGGTAATTGTGGGCGATGGTGCGGCACGTGCCGAGTTGAAGAAGCTTGCGGATGACCTTGGGATTTCGTCTCGGTTGCAATGGTCCGGTGTCGTGCCCAGCAAAGAGGTAGCCGGTTACTATCGGCGGGCCGATTGTGCGGTCCTTCCCAGCCGTTGGGACGGTTGGGGCATGGCGGTCAACGAAGCCTTGCTGACCGGGTGTCCGATATTGGTATCCCCAAGCTGTGGTGCGGCATCGGCCGTTTCCAGCGAGTATCATTTGTCGGCGCAGGTGTCGAGTTGGTCGGCACTCTTGGCGCAGCGAATTGAAAAGGGCGCTACCTCACAGATTGAACGCGAGCATCTAAGGAAATTAGCCAGCCAGTTGACCGCCGAAGTCGGAACTATCCGACTTCTCAACTTGCTCCGGACCTTATGA
- a CDS encoding lipopolysaccharide biosynthesis protein, whose product MFKLVERGDALMQVMYKRIKSLTQSPFLRNVGKLAGGSVLTQVIALACAPVLSRLYAPEDFGILGIFMAISGVACTISTLRYDLALVLPNEDVSAWSLLQLAGKWSMIAVLVVFFLLYPFRVSLAGLLGAPDLASYFVWFPLLVLSGGWLSLASHWAIRKKRFGTLSSTSVGSCICGNSFKIGGGLLGFGGGFLIASTFVQQTIQLVTLSLHLRNEVPSSLAERTEGWRMAKSYSDFPRYRMPQDAMAAFSGNLPNLLLAAYFSPAAVGFYLLATRVLFAPVSLIREAVRNVFYQRATELHQEGGDLYHVVLKATAGFFVLCLPLTLLIFFVGEPLFTWVFGAEWQIAGRYAKYIGILMLASVCNTPSVVVVPILGKNAGLLLYEIFSTGLRVGALVLGGLWLSAENTVKLFCLTSALGNICLIAWICLSLKPLKSS is encoded by the coding sequence GTGTTCAAGTTGGTTGAGCGCGGTGATGCCTTAATGCAGGTGATGTACAAACGGATCAAATCACTGACGCAAAGCCCATTTCTTCGTAATGTTGGCAAACTAGCGGGGGGCAGTGTGCTTACACAGGTAATTGCTTTGGCTTGCGCGCCGGTACTCTCTCGGCTGTATGCTCCGGAGGACTTCGGAATATTAGGCATATTCATGGCTATTTCAGGTGTCGCCTGCACAATTTCGACATTACGCTACGATCTTGCGCTGGTGCTGCCTAACGAGGACGTAAGCGCCTGGAGTCTGCTGCAATTAGCCGGGAAATGGTCAATGATCGCAGTCTTGGTGGTCTTCTTTTTGCTTTATCCCTTTCGCGTGAGTTTGGCTGGGTTGCTGGGCGCTCCTGACTTGGCTTCTTACTTTGTCTGGTTTCCGCTGCTTGTTCTCAGTGGTGGATGGTTGAGCTTAGCTTCACATTGGGCGATTCGAAAGAAACGCTTTGGAACCCTTTCATCCACCTCAGTCGGTAGTTGTATTTGTGGAAATAGTTTTAAGATCGGCGGTGGTTTGTTAGGTTTTGGCGGTGGCTTCTTAATTGCCTCAACTTTCGTGCAGCAAACGATACAACTTGTTACGCTCTCACTTCATTTGAGGAATGAGGTTCCGTCTTCTCTCGCAGAACGCACGGAGGGATGGCGGATGGCGAAAAGCTATAGCGATTTTCCGCGCTATCGGATGCCACAAGATGCGATGGCTGCATTCTCAGGAAATCTTCCGAACCTCTTGCTCGCCGCCTATTTCAGTCCTGCGGCTGTCGGTTTCTACCTTTTGGCCACACGGGTCCTGTTTGCCCCGGTGAGCTTGATCCGGGAGGCGGTCCGAAATGTCTTCTACCAGAGGGCGACCGAGCTCCACCAGGAAGGGGGAGACCTTTATCACGTGGTGCTCAAGGCGACTGCCGGGTTCTTCGTGCTTTGCTTGCCGCTTACGCTTCTAATCTTCTTCGTTGGCGAGCCTCTGTTTACTTGGGTATTTGGGGCGGAGTGGCAAATTGCCGGACGTTATGCCAAATATATTGGCATTCTGATGCTGGCTTCTGTCTGTAATACCCCGAGTGTCGTGGTGGTGCCCATTTTGGGCAAAAATGCCGGCTTACTGCTTTATGAGATCTTTTCGACGGGGTTGCGTGTCGGTGCCTTGGTGCTCGGTGGCTTGTGGCTTTCTGCCGAAAATACAGTGAAGCTGTTCTGCCTGACGAGTGCCTTGGGGAATATCTGTTTAATTGCTTGGATTTGCCTGAGTTTGAAACCATTGAAGTCCTCATGA